The following is a genomic window from Theobroma cacao cultivar B97-61/B2 chromosome 10, Criollo_cocoa_genome_V2, whole genome shotgun sequence.
ATAGacattttcaaggaaaatctGGAGGGCAATCAATAGATGAAATTTAGATAATAGACGGTAGAAGACTTAGATTTGTTTGATCCTGTTAGAAGCCTTGTATCAAATGTGTAATAGTTTCCATGGATCTGATCTTGGAACTTGGCATTTTGAATGGGCCAATTCTTGATGAAGTGGACTGAATTTTTAACATGTGATTAATAAATGAAAGCTAAAAAGTGAAAGGAATAAAGTGCCGCAACATGTCTCATTCCTTGATTATGTTTCATTTTATGTATGCTGCAGGCTTGTAGGTTCACTATGTATGCTTATTTTAAGCGTAATCCCGTCGTGATTAAGGAGATGTGTGATTGTGCTAGTCATGCTCCTTTCGTTATCTTGTTGTATGGCATGAAATGACAGGAATATTGTTTTTGTAGGTGAGCATAGAAAAACCGAAAGGACAAAGGAACAAGTTGGTCTGTTCAAGCAAATATTTAGGCTTGGTCAAGGAAGACAGGCTAGTTTCCAATATTTCTCTGTTTCATTAGATTGTGGATACTGAATCCCGAAACTAATAATTTGTAATTAGGTGAATCCCAGTGGAGGGATGAAATGATGGCAAATAAAAACAGTGAGATAATCCTTGAATCATTCATTTGTTTTGAGCTATGTGTAATAATACATCCAAAAGATCCTGTCATGGTGCCCATTTTCATTTAGTTGGCGAGGCAGTAGTTGAAGTTTTAGCTACTTAGGGTTTGATATTTGTTATAAATTGAATTCGTTCTTTTGTTGTTAACTGAGTTTTTCCTACTTGAAACTTGATTGCCTCGTACGTTTGATTGTCTAAGTGTTTCCTAGATGATGCGTAGTATGCTTAGGCGGTGTTCCTATCACGTATAAGTTGTTTGAGATAAATAATATAGCTGGCTTAAGATGGACCTTGGAAAATTGAAAGAGTCAAGTTTTGGTCCTGGGGACAGTTGAACTGAAATGCCTTCctctttgaagaagaaaaagtgaaagaagaCAGAACTTAGCAGGAGACTTTCCTTTATCAAAGTCAGAAAACCATCACAGATGGCTAATGCATTAGAAAACAATACCATATACCCTTAGAAATATTGTGGCTATTCCATGTATATCCTCGAAGTTATGCTCAACTGTATTTCAACTATCACAGTAGTAGCATACAGGAGCTGTATAtagacaaataaattttaaaaattacaagaaATTTGTCCAAAATTTGCCTATGAATTAGTGCTCGGACTAGAAGATTCTGGTGGAAGTGCGGATTGAACCTCAACCTGTGAAACTTCAGGAGCAGAGCTTTCCGGTAGCACGGATGAGGGAGATTCAGTCAGACTTGGAGCCGTAGCCTGGATAATTTCCGGTGGCTTAAACTTGTTTATGTAGTAACTAAGTGCCGGCCCTGTATATTCAGCCGTCTTAACCTGAGGTGAATTCCTGCCAACTTGGAGGACTACAGCTGAAGCTGCAGCAACAAAGACAAGGGCAATTCCTGCATTGATGGCTAATGTACTCTTGGCTCCATCGGCAGAAGAACCTGCAACTCCTGAGCTTATTGCACTTTCTGCTATATAAACTGCAGGCTGGGTAcattaaaattcatttatattAGCAGTGGTCTAAGAGACACGAAGGTGAGGGAAGAAAAACACAACAGAAGCAGTGTAAGTTTGGTTGAGGGATGAAGGTAAACAGACCAACTTGGGGGAAAAGGAGGGTGGAGCAGCAGAGAGCTGGTTCAGGGTGAACTTTGGGAAGTAAATAATGGGACAAAGAAAGCTAGAGGATTTAGGACTTGAGGCTTCAAGAAGCAGGGTTACATTCAGAGAAAACAGGTAAAGAAAGACTCAGTGCAGCTGTTAACATGGGATTGGAAAAGATGTGAATGTACTAACCTCAACTGAATAGATATTGGTCTGCCCAGCAGTGTCCTTCTCAACATAGCCAGTCCAACCCCTTCTGCGAGGTGGATATGTCCCAACCACTTTGGTCTTGTCCCCTGCCAACCATTCCACACTCACCTTCCCAACCTGTTTTCAAAAGCTTAGTAGTAAGTACCAATTGTACTATAACTAAGATAAATATACATCAGTTGCTTTGTAAATTGTATCAAAATATACTTGCAAAGTTCACAAGTTTTCAGAGAGTTTGATGTTTCTCAGAAGAACAAATCTTTCACTGTTGAGCAGGGTCGGATCTGGCTTGATACAAGTAGTGTCACTGATATGTCAAATTCCAAAATCCCCTactaattatattgtttatactagagttttatataattaatgtcaCTAAGGAACtcccaaaattttttaataattattattattttagttattacaatatttagaaaaattcCTGGATTTGCCCCTGCTGCTGAGACTATATCTTAATGCTTATAACCTATGACAACAACATCAAGCAACACAAATATTCTTATTCCCATCAATCTCAGCTTTGAACACCAACATATTAAGAAAATAgctttcccttttctttaaaCCTATCTCTTACCTTTTGAGACCATAAGCTGTTGACCATAATCATGAGGAAAAGTACCAGAAGGAAAAGCTACTACCATACCAAGCCAACCACATATATACTTGCATACATGTATATAAACAGACAGACATATGCATTTGCAATGGCTAAACATAGACAAGACAACTGACAAGCAAGCAAATATGACCTAAAAGGCATGCAAGAAGGAAACAAAGATTGATAAACAGGGCCAATTTACCTCCTTATCAGGAGCACATTCTTCTTCATTACAGTCATCAGAATCATCAGAGGAAGCTCTAACAGTGAAGAAGCTTGTCTTGTTGTTGAGTTCGTAGCATTTCTTAAACAATTTTGGTGAAGTGAACGCACAACTGTTGGCTGATATCATTGCCTGTGATGCACATGCCATGTTCTGTGTCTTGGGTATTCTTGCTGGtaatggagagagagaggtgaGCAAGAGATTGTTTGCTTTAATGGTTTTTTCTGGGTTGTTGTTGCTGTTGCCAAGGTTTTTGTGTGGTGATGATGGGTATTCTGTGGTGGGATTTTAACCATTTTGCCTGTCCATACTGTTGCCTCTGGTTTAGCATGGCTTGCTCCCAATAAATATCTTTCAGTACTTATAGTCAGGATTGGGCTCTCCACTCTACAATCATGGGATTGGGCCTAACAAATCcgtaactttttctttttttgaaaaaaaattaaaatatacttcaattttattaatatgagGATTTGggaattcaaaaaatttaagaaaattatgtaTTAATATAAGAGAAATATTAATGAGTGAcaattttagtcatttttaaattcgAAATTACAACACGAGTGAGATTATTTGGTtctacaaaaagaagaaatgatgTACGTAAATTTATCTAAGGATAttgttttaataataaaattgatgtgaattaaaattaaaatttagttcatatagaaataaattatttgaaaattatattaccataaaataaaaaaaattgtaagggccataattttaatttctatttaagATTTAATGGGATGCAAATggtaaattgttttttttggctcgaagttattattttaattatttgatgaataatatatttctatttaaacttaatttaaaaatattaagttatttatacaaaatacatcatattatttttattttaaagaataaaattataatccATGAATGGGCTTGGTCTGGCCCGTATTTTCATGGGCTTAGACCGTGAACAATTATCCAGTCCAATAGGAAAAGGACAAATTATTGACCCGACCCGAACCATGAAAAAGCCCGAAACGTCCCGTTTAGCTTCGCAAGAGGGTTTTAGAGCAAAACCCCTGCAAAGGCGGTTTTCTTGGAGTTGAATAATCCTCTTGTGAAAATCGAACAAATTTCAAGAACCCACAGCATTTTGATCACAAGAAGAAAATGGGTCTCAAGCAAGAAGATTTACTTCTCAATAACAACACCAATAAGTACGTGTCTCTTGCATTTCTTTTACTATTTCATGATGTATAATTTGATTGTCATTTCTAtctttgattttcctttttttttgttttttgtgtaCAACCCAATAGTTCAAATGTTTCTGAGATGCC
Proteins encoded in this region:
- the LOC18587074 gene encoding uncharacterized protein LOC18587074, with the protein product MACASQAMISANSCAFTSPKLFKKCYELNNKTSFFTVRASSDDSDDCNEEECAPDKEVGKVSVEWLAGDKTKVVGTYPPRRRGWTGYVEKDTAGQTNIYSVEPAVYIAESAISSGVAGSSADGAKSTLAINAGIALVFVAAASAVVLQVGRNSPQVKTAEYTGPALSYYINKFKPPEIIQATAPSLTESPSSVLPESSAPEVSQVEVQSALPPESSSPSTNS